The sequence below is a genomic window from bacterium.
CTGCGGGCAGACTTGTTCTGGAAAAAACGCCGCTGTTCATGCTTTCGGCAGCGGCGGTCATCCTTTCATCCCTGTCGGCCTCATCATTCCGGACTTCCACCGAGGTGATTCCCTTTACTCACCGGGTGGCCGTCTCTTTTATTTCTTATATTCTTTACATTGTCAAAATGGTGTGGCCCGCCCGTCTCGCGGTCTATCGACCATACCCTGAATCCGTCCCGTTATGGCAGTCGGCCGGCGCCCTTCTCATTCTTCTGGGCCTTACATTCATGATACTAAAGGCTGCTCGCAGGGCGCCATATCTTACCGTGGGCTGGCTGTGGTATCTCGGTACTCTTTTTCCGGTTATCGGACTTGTACAGGCAGGATTGTGGCCGTTCGTCGCCGACCGGTTCGCATATGTCCCGTTTATCGGCCTGTATATCATGGCAGCATGGGGAGTGCCCGAACTTCTGAAACAATGGCGTTTCAGGAACTCCGTTCTCACTGTTATTTCTGTGATTCTCCTGACCGCATACGCTGCGGTGACATGGATAAATATCGGATACTGGCAGAACAGCGAGAAACTTTTCAGGCATGCCCTGGCGATTACGCCGGGTAACTACCTCATTCACAATTCCATGGGAGCTCTTTACGCTTCTCAGGGAAAATTCGACGATGCTCTCGTTCATATCAACGAAGCACTGAGGCTCGAACCGGGCCGTCCAAGGAGCATCAGCCTTCTTGCATATGTGCTTGCCTGTCAGGGGAAAAAAGAGGAAGCCCTCGCGTATGCCCGTGAATCGGCGCGACTGATGCCAGACAATGCCGCAATCCGTTATAACCTGGGATATGTATACTCCCTCATGGGTCGGTACGACAATGCCATCGATGAATACACCGCCGCGCTGAAAACGGAACCTGACTATGCCGAAGCACACATGGAACTTGCCAGAATATATATAAGCCGCGGCGATCTGGGGCAGTCTCTCGTTCATGCCCGCGAAGCATCACGGCTCATGCCCGATAATGCCGACGCGCACACTGTTCTTGCTCAGGTGCTTCTCTCCATGGGTAATGTCGACGAGGCCTGTGTCCATGCCCGGATCGCGGTGCGGCTCAAACCCGATTCTGCCGATGCCCGTATCACACTTATAAAAATTCTTGAACGGCAGGGGCGGCTCGACGAAACCATCGGCAATACACAGGAGTTATTACAGCAAAAGCCCGACAACGCAGAAGCTCGTACGATTCTGGCGCGGACACTCATGCGTCAGGGAAAGCTTACAGAGGCTCTGTCCAATGCGGAAGAAGCGGTGCGTCTCAATCCCGGTTCAGGCGAAACTCACAGCACTCTGGCAGGTGTTCTCGCTCTCATGGACAGGCTCGATGAAGCCATAGAGCAGTACCGTGAGTCTGTTCGGCTCAATCCGGGAGATTCGAATGTCCATTACAACTATGCCAATCTTCTGGTCCGGAAAGGGCAGTTGGACGATGCCGTTATCTACTATAAAGAAGCGCTGAAGCTTCAGCCCGATTATGCTCAGGCACATAACAATCTCGGAAATGTATATACATTTCAGAAAAAGTATGCGCAGGCCACAGAACAGTACCGTGAAGCCCTGCGGTATAAACCGGATTTTACCGATGCCCTGAAAAACCTTGAGAAAGTATCCGCTATCGAACGAAAGAAATAAGAGGGCTGTGAAAAAGTATATTTTTCACGAGCCCCATGACGAAATGTGTTGTTTCAGTGCTGTCAAGGGCATGTAAGCATGTCCCCGAATTATTAATCGGGGATCAGCACTTCGTGCCGACCCTTGACAGCTTATATCCACGTAAATGGTGTTTATCACAACGCTTCTAAGAAGGCGGCGAAAAGTATCTTTCATACGCCCTCATTACTTGTGGACCTGACAGCTTGATATCCACTATACAGGCATTTTTTACAAGGCGTTTTGATGAAGAAAAAAAACACCCGGAATCAGCCGGAAATTACCGTCCCAAAGACTGTAAAAAGTACGAATGAGAAGGTTTTCAGCCTTCGGCGCGAGGGGATTGTCTGTCTTGTGCTTATAATAGCCACGCTTGCCGTGTACGGGCAGGCGCGTCATTTCGATTTTACCAACTATGATGACAACAAGTATGTAACTGAAAATTACTCCATACGTAACGGCTTGAATCCAGAAAGCATTTCGTGGGCATTCACCACAGGATATGCCGCAAACTGGCACCCGCTGACATGGATTTCGCATATGGTTGATTATTCGCTCTATGGACTCGGCGCAGGCGGCCATCATATTACCAGTGTATTGTTCCACGTTGCGAATACTCTTTTATTGTTCCTTGTTCTGAGGCTCATGACGGGGGCATTCTGGCAGAGCGCTGTTGTTGCCGCTTTTTTTGCCCTTCATCCGCTCCATGTGGAATCGGTTGCCTGGATTTCGGAACGCAAGGATGTGCTGAGCGCCTTTTTCTGGATGCTTACCCTGCTGGCATATTACTATTATACCGTAAATCCGGGAATAAAACGGTATCTTCCGGTGGCGCTGTGCTTTTCACTGGGTTTCCTGTCCAAACCCATGGTGGTGACATTGCCGTTCGCTTTATTGCTGCTCGATTACTGGCCGCTCGGTCGATTGAAAATCGGGCAGTACGGTATGGCTTCCGCGCCGAAAATCAATGAAAGAATTCACTCCGGGAAAAGAAGAATGACGCCCGGACAAGTACTTATCGAAAAAATCCCCCTGTTCTTCCTTTCTGCTCTGTTCAGCTTTATAACCTATTTCGTTCAGGAAAAAGGCGGGGCAATACAGGCTTCGGAGCTGTTCCCCTTCCGACTCCGGTTCGAGAATGCTATCGTATCGTACATAATCTACATGTACAAGACAATCTGGCCTTTCAGGCTCTCCGTATTCTACCCTCATCCCGGCGAATCGCTCAAGATGTGGCAGGTTATGGGATCGGCGGCGCTGCTTGTCATCGTTACCGTACTGATTATCAGAAGCGCGCGGCGTTATCCTTTCCTCGTTACGGGATGGTTGTGGTTTCTCGGTATTCTTGTGCCGGTCATCGGCCTGGTTCAGGTGGGTATTCAGGCTCTGGCAGACCGGTATACCTATATTCCGATCATCGGCCTTTTCATAATGGCCGCATGGGGTATTCCCGAGTGTATGAAACGGTGGAATTACCGGAACATCGCCCTTTCTGTTGTGACGGGAGTTCTGGTCACCGCGAGTACAGCAGCTGCATGGGTTCAGACAGGGTACTGGCGGGACAGCAGCACCCTTTTCAGGCATGCAGTCGATGTCACATCGAATAACTATCTTGCTCACAACAATCTGGGTGCGTTTCTCGAAGAACGGAAAGAGCACGACGAGGCCATCAGGCATTTCGAGGAAGCTCTCCGCATAAATCCCGACTATCCCGACGCCAATAACAATCTTGGAGTTTTGCTCAACGGTCTGGGACGCAGCGAGGAGGCGATGGATCACTTCAGCAGGGTGCTCCGGGTTAATCCGAACCATGCGCGGGCGCATAACAATATGGGATCCGTACTCGATGGTCTGGGACGGCATGACGAGGCGGCCGTACATTTTCTCATAGCCATCGATAATGATCCCGGATATATCAACGCATACAACAATTACGGTATTTCACTGGAACGTCAGGGCAAACTGGATGAGGCAACCGCTCAGTTTCTCACGGTGCTGCGCCTCGAACCTTTCAACGCGGAGGCGCACAATAATCTGGGAAGTGTCTGTCTGCGGCAGGGAAAGATCGATGCAGCCATATCCCACTATAAGGAAGCGCTCGGACTGAAACCCGATTATCCTGAGGCGCTTGTCAACCTCGGCAGTATCATGCTGCAGCAGGGCAGGCTCGATGACGCCCTCAACTATTGTAACGAGGCTCTGCGCCTGAATCCGGATTATGCTGATGCCTATTACAATCTTGGTAACGTCTATGCCCGCCAGGGGAGGTTCGACGATGCCTGTAGCAGGTATTATGATGCGCTCCGGTTGAAACCCGATCATGCCGAAGCGCAGATGAATCTCGGAAATGTGTTTTATTCGGGCCGCGGAAACCTCGATTCAGCCTATGTCCATTACAGCGAGGCGCTCCGTCTGAAACCCGATTATCCCGAGGCCCATAATAATCTTGGCAGCCTTCTCTTCAGCAGGGGAAATATCGGTGAAGCAGCCCGTCACTTCAGCGAGGCGGTACGGCTCAAGCCCGATTACGAGGAAGCCCGGCAGAATCTCGAACATATTCGCGCCCTTATCAAAAAGTGAAACACAGTCATGACCCGAAAAACCAATCGCCCGAAACATCACGACAAGAATACCGGACACGGGAATTCAAGCTCTCCGGAATCAGCTCGGAACGGCGATGTACGGGCTCTCCACAATAAAAAGCATCCAGATTCCGCTGTCGGACGCATACAAAAAACATCCGGGGGCCGTTCTCACGAAACCACGTTTGCCGTTCGCCGTGAACTGCTTGTCCCGGTATTACTTGTAATTGCCATCCTCGCCGTGTACGTACAGGTAAAAAATCATGACTTCATCAATTTCGACGATGATGTCTACATTTACCAGAACAGACACGTGCTCGGTACACCGACTCCTGAAAATCTCCAATGGGCCTTCAGTTTCAACGAAGCGTCATACTGGCATCCGGTGACATGGCTGTCGCTTATCCTCGATGCCCGCTTTTTTGGAAAAAATCCAGTCGGCTATCACCTTGAAAATGTGGCGCTGCATATCCTCAATACACTGCTTCTGTTTTATTTACTACGGAGTATGACACACTCGTTCTGGCCGAGCGCCTTTGTCGCGGCGCTGTTCGCTCTTCATCCCATGAATGTGGAATCGATAGCATGGGCCACCGAACGCAAGAATGTACTCAGCACCTTTTTCTGGATGCTTACAACGCTTTCGTACCTCAAATATGCGGTTCGTCCCGGGGCAGCGCGGTATTTCCCGATCTTTTTTCTTTTTGGCATTGGACTCATGGCAAAAACTTCTATTGCAACGCTTCCTGCGGTTCTGCTCCTTCTCGATTTCTGGCCCCTCAACCGTATCGCTTACCTGCAAACAGCTCAGGAAGTAAAATCCGGGAAAAATCCTGCCACGTACCGAACCGCTCTACGAAACACCGCACGGCTCGTACTGGAGAAAGTGCCGTTATTCGTCCTCGGGGCAGCAATTGTGTTAATTTCTTCACGGTCGATTTCGAAGTTTCATATTTCTACCGAATCGGTTTCACTCGCTCACAGGATAGCAGTCTCCTTCATTTCATATATTCTCTACATCGGAAAGATGGTCTGGCCGGCGAAACTTGCGGTGTACTATCCATACCCTGCATCCGTTCCCCTGTGGGAGTCAGTCGGAGCTTTTTTCCTCATTCTTGGCATGACCGCCGTGGTGGTGAAATTCGCGCGGAGAGCGCCATATCTCGCTGTGGGCTGGTTGTGGTTCCTCGGAACGTTATTCCCGGTGATAGGGCTTATACAGGCCGGTATGTGGCCGTTCATTGCCGACCGGTTCGCCTATATTCCGTTTATCGGCCTGTTTATCATGCTGGCGTGGGGTATCAACGATATCGTGCATACATGGCCGCGAATCCGAAGAGCGATACCCTATGCCGCAGTGGTAGTACTTGGTGCATTCGCGATTACAACATGGTTTCAGCTCCGTCACTGGCAGAACAGCGGGCGGCTTTTCCGTCACACCATCGATGTTACGCGGAATAACAGTGACGCATATCTCAGTCTGGGAGCATACATGGTGAGCCAGAATAAGGTCGAAGAAGCACTCACACTCTTTTACGAAGCGGTGCGTCTTAAACCGGGCAATCCGGAAGCCCATGCGAATCTCGCCAACCTTCTCATACGACAGGGTAAGCTCGACGAGGCGCGTGTCCACCTCGACCGGGCGATGCAGATCAGGCCCGACTATGCCGGCGCTCATTCCAATATGGTCGATATCCTCATCCGTCAGGGAAGAATCAATGATGCCCATACTCATGCGCTTGAAGCCCTCAGGCTGAAACCGGACGATCCGGATGCCCACAACAACCTTGGAGTCGTTTTCGTAAGCCAGGGCAAGTCAGATGAAGCGATCGGGCAATTCAACGAAGCAATCAGTCTGAATCCCGATAATGCTCGGGCCCACTATAACCTCGGTACGGTGCTCGATGGTCTGGGCAGACGGGACGACGCTCTGACACAGCTCTATGAGGCTGTCCGTCTCGATCCGGAATACGCGAATCCTCATTACAGCCTCGGCCGTCTTTTTTTCCGTGAAGGCAAGCTCGATTCTGCGCTTGTCCATTATACCGAGGCAGTCCGCCTGAACCCTGATTATGCCGAGGCTCATGACGATCTGGGAAATATTCTTCTCCGTTCCGGCAGGATCGATGAAGCATTGGTGCAATTCAATGAAACACTCCGCCTGAAGCCCGATTATCCCGATGCTCACTACAATCTGGGAAATATTTTTGCCCGCGGCGGCAATCTGGATTCAGCCCGTGTCCATTATTACAGAGCGCTCAGCGTGCAGCCAGACAATCCCGAAGTCCATACCAATCTGGGAAATGTGTTTTTCAGCATCGGTGAGCTTGATTCCGCTCGTGTTCATTATACGGAAGCTTTACGGTTCAAGCCTGATTATCCCGAAGTTCATAACAACCTGGGAAGTGTTTTCGTCCGCATGGGAATGCTCAATAACGCGGAACTCCACTACCGTGAAGCGATCCGGCTGAAACCCGATTATACCGAAGCCCGTAACAATCTCGAACATATTCTGTCATCGAAGAAATAATAACGTTAATTCCGCACTGAACAACAGAACCCTGTTGTTTCATCATACCTCCTCTATTTTTCTTTTCTCTGAATTTGTATTTATGTGTATTATTATATACTATATTCCGGCACATCGAAGGATTTCTATGCCCGGAGATCGAATAACAATCCCCTTCTCTCAATAATTTCCCTGTAACTTCTTTCAACATATGAAAATAGTTATTTTTCGTGTTTACTGGTAGTTATCACCTCGTTCCGACAGGAATCAGCTTGACAAAATTTCTTTACAATAGTAGATTTACTGACGACAATAGTAAATTTACTGACGACGATTATAAATTTACCGTATACAATAATAGTAGTATTATATACAGTGTATATATAATTAATAATATAAAGTATATTATCATTTACCAAACTCATCAAAGAGGACTTAACCGGCATGAACCGTACTGCGGGTGTTTCTCTTGTTCTCCTTCTTGTTTCCCTGGGAGTCTACTGGCAGACGGTACACCATGAGTTTACCAACTTTGATGACGGCGAATATGTGTCGGAGAACCGTTTTATCCAGAAAGGTCTGACTACCGAAAGTATCATATGGGCTTTTAAAACCGGTC
It includes:
- a CDS encoding tetratricopeptide repeat protein yields the protein MAEINTITGNTVKGYRAAVRRDILACLALALITCAVYWQVRDHEFVLLDDNMYIFANRHVLNGPTPDSIRWAFSFNETSYWHPLTWLSLMLDARLFGGKSAGFHLENVALHILSTLLLFYILRRMTHSFWPGFFVAALFALHPVNVESVAWATERKNTLSTFFWMLTVAAYLRYTARPGILRYLPVLLFLALGLMTKSFLASLPFVLLLLDFWPLGRLGIGQAVPDSVKGEKRGVEGNPWHTAGRLVLEKTPLFMLSAAAVILSSLSASSFRTSTEVIPFTHRVAVSFISYILYIVKMVWPARLAVYRPYPESVPLWQSAGALLILLGLTFMILKAARRAPYLTVGWLWYLGTLFPVIGLVQAGLWPFVADRFAYVPFIGLYIMAAWGVPELLKQWRFRNSVLTVISVILLTAYAAVTWINIGYWQNSEKLFRHALAITPGNYLIHNSMGALYASQGKFDDALVHINEALRLEPGRPRSISLLAYVLACQGKKEEALAYARESARLMPDNAAIRYNLGYVYSLMGRYDNAIDEYTAALKTEPDYAEAHMELARIYISRGDLGQSLVHAREASRLMPDNADAHTVLAQVLLSMGNVDEACVHARIAVRLKPDSADARITLIKILERQGRLDETIGNTQELLQQKPDNAEARTILARTLMRQGKLTEALSNAEEAVRLNPGSGETHSTLAGVLALMDRLDEAIEQYRESVRLNPGDSNVHYNYANLLVRKGQLDDAVIYYKEALKLQPDYAQAHNNLGNVYTFQKKYAQATEQYREALRYKPDFTDALKNLEKVSAIERKK
- a CDS encoding tetratricopeptide repeat protein; its protein translation is MKKKNTRNQPEITVPKTVKSTNEKVFSLRREGIVCLVLIIATLAVYGQARHFDFTNYDDNKYVTENYSIRNGLNPESISWAFTTGYAANWHPLTWISHMVDYSLYGLGAGGHHITSVLFHVANTLLLFLVLRLMTGAFWQSAVVAAFFALHPLHVESVAWISERKDVLSAFFWMLTLLAYYYYTVNPGIKRYLPVALCFSLGFLSKPMVVTLPFALLLLDYWPLGRLKIGQYGMASAPKINERIHSGKRRMTPGQVLIEKIPLFFLSALFSFITYFVQEKGGAIQASELFPFRLRFENAIVSYIIYMYKTIWPFRLSVFYPHPGESLKMWQVMGSAALLVIVTVLIIRSARRYPFLVTGWLWFLGILVPVIGLVQVGIQALADRYTYIPIIGLFIMAAWGIPECMKRWNYRNIALSVVTGVLVTASTAAAWVQTGYWRDSSTLFRHAVDVTSNNYLAHNNLGAFLEERKEHDEAIRHFEEALRINPDYPDANNNLGVLLNGLGRSEEAMDHFSRVLRVNPNHARAHNNMGSVLDGLGRHDEAAVHFLIAIDNDPGYINAYNNYGISLERQGKLDEATAQFLTVLRLEPFNAEAHNNLGSVCLRQGKIDAAISHYKEALGLKPDYPEALVNLGSIMLQQGRLDDALNYCNEALRLNPDYADAYYNLGNVYARQGRFDDACSRYYDALRLKPDHAEAQMNLGNVFYSGRGNLDSAYVHYSEALRLKPDYPEAHNNLGSLLFSRGNIGEAARHFSEAVRLKPDYEEARQNLEHIRALIKK
- a CDS encoding tetratricopeptide repeat protein, yielding MTRKTNRPKHHDKNTGHGNSSSPESARNGDVRALHNKKHPDSAVGRIQKTSGGRSHETTFAVRRELLVPVLLVIAILAVYVQVKNHDFINFDDDVYIYQNRHVLGTPTPENLQWAFSFNEASYWHPVTWLSLILDARFFGKNPVGYHLENVALHILNTLLLFYLLRSMTHSFWPSAFVAALFALHPMNVESIAWATERKNVLSTFFWMLTTLSYLKYAVRPGAARYFPIFFLFGIGLMAKTSIATLPAVLLLLDFWPLNRIAYLQTAQEVKSGKNPATYRTALRNTARLVLEKVPLFVLGAAIVLISSRSISKFHISTESVSLAHRIAVSFISYILYIGKMVWPAKLAVYYPYPASVPLWESVGAFFLILGMTAVVVKFARRAPYLAVGWLWFLGTLFPVIGLIQAGMWPFIADRFAYIPFIGLFIMLAWGINDIVHTWPRIRRAIPYAAVVVLGAFAITTWFQLRHWQNSGRLFRHTIDVTRNNSDAYLSLGAYMVSQNKVEEALTLFYEAVRLKPGNPEAHANLANLLIRQGKLDEARVHLDRAMQIRPDYAGAHSNMVDILIRQGRINDAHTHALEALRLKPDDPDAHNNLGVVFVSQGKSDEAIGQFNEAISLNPDNARAHYNLGTVLDGLGRRDDALTQLYEAVRLDPEYANPHYSLGRLFFREGKLDSALVHYTEAVRLNPDYAEAHDDLGNILLRSGRIDEALVQFNETLRLKPDYPDAHYNLGNIFARGGNLDSARVHYYRALSVQPDNPEVHTNLGNVFFSIGELDSARVHYTEALRFKPDYPEVHNNLGSVFVRMGMLNNAELHYREAIRLKPDYTEARNNLEHILSSKK